Part of the Pseudomonadales bacterium genome, GACAAAATAATCTGGCGGTGACTTCGGCATCATAAGCTGCCGAGTGTGCTTCCTTATTATCAAACGGAATGTTGGCAAGTTTACAGGCCTGAGCTAGAACCGTGTGACCATATGCAAGACCTGCTAAGGTTGCGGTGTCCATGGCAGAAAAGGGATGGAAGGGGCTGCGTTTTAATTGGTTACGAGCGATTGCAGCATTTAGAAAGCTCTGATCAAAGCTGGCATTATGCGCAACGATAATAGCGCGTTTGCAATGGTAAGTTTTTACTTCACGTCGAATAATGCGGAATAACTCTTTTAATACATCTACTTCATCCTCCGCTGCGCGAGCCGGGTCTTCGGGGTCGATGCCAGTAAACTCTAAGGCTGATTTTTCGAGATTAGCGCCAACAAATGGCTCAACATGAAAGCTAACCGTATCTTTAACCCTTAAGGTGCCATCATCATCCATATCTAATAAACTGGCTGCAATTTCTAACATGGCATCGGTGGTCGCATTAAAGCCCGCCGTTTCAATATCTATCACAACCGGTAAATAGCCGCGAAAGCGATAGGCCATCAGCGGCTTTTGTCTTTCGCTAGACATATTTAGATCTGCCTCTAACCAGCTTGGATTTGCCATTGAATCTGCTCTCCTGCCAGTAGAGGTGTAATTGTGCCATCTAAATAGTCTAGCTGTGCTGGAAGTTGCCAAGCTTTTTTCATCAGGGTAATGGTTTCGGTATTACGTGGCATGCCATAAAAGTCTGGTCCGTTAAAAGCAGCGAAGGCCTCAAGTTTGTCCAGTGCATTTGCCTCATCAAATACCTGAGCATACAGCTCAATCGCACTAAAGGCGCTGTAACAGCCAGCACAGCCGCAAGCTGCTTCTTTTTTATCCGTTGCATGAGGTGCCGAATCAGTGCCAAGAAAAAAGCGTGTATTTCCACTGGTGGCTACTTTCACCAAGGCATCTTGGTGGATATTGCGTTTCAGGATC contains:
- the rnt gene encoding ribonuclease T; this translates as MSSERQKPLMAYRFRGYLPVVIDIETAGFNATTDAMLEIAASLLDMDDDGTLRVKDTVSFHVEPFVGANLEKSALEFTGIDPEDPARAAEDEVDVLKELFRIIRREVKTYHCKRAIIVAHNASFDQSFLNAAIARNQLKRSPFHPFSAMDTATLAGLAYGHTVLAQACKLANIPFDNKEAHSAAYDAEVTARLFCQIVNKWRDLGGWADALASPE